The genomic region GGTGCGCGGTCGGTGAAAAGCGGCTTGTCGCTGACGCCTTCATAGTAGCTGCCGCCGGCAAAAGCGGCGGATGCGCCGCCGAGAACAGCAGTGGCAACCAGGGCTGCAGCAAGCGCTGTATGGATTGCATTCCTCATGATCATCTCTCCTGAGCGGTCGTTGCTTGAACGACGATTTCGTAAGAATTGCCCGGACCGGTTTCCTTCCAACGCGGTGGCCTTGCCGATAGCGTTCGATGTGATCCGGTGGTCGGAGGAGCTTGGGAGCGCTCTTCCACAATCTATGTGGTCCCTCATGATGATGTTTGGAAGTATTGATTATCGGAACACGTTGTCCACGATTCGATAACAATCGCCCCTTGAAAAATGCAACCGGGGCCCCATCAGGCACCAGTCACGGCTGTCACCGGCGCACCCCTTGCCTTCCCGGAAAAGTCCGGGCAAAAGGCGCGGCATGATCCAGATCGCCGGTCTCTCCGCCCGCATTGCGGGCCGCCTTCTCATCGAAAATGCTTCCGTGACGCTTCCGGCGGGCACGAAGGCGGGGCTTGTCGGACGCAACGGGGCGGGTAAATCGACGCTCTTCCGGGTGATTACCGGCGACTTGTCGGCGGAAGCCGGCAGTGTGTCGTTGCCGAAAAATGCGCGCATCGGCCAGGTGGCGCAGGAAGCGCCCGGCACAGAGGAGCCGCTGATCGAGATCGTGCTCAAGGCGGACAAGGAACGCACCGCGCTCATCGCCGAGGCCGAGACCGCGACCGATCCACACCGGATCGCCGAGATCCAGACGCGACTTGCCGACATCGGTGCCCATTCCGCGGAAGCGCGCGCGGCGAGCATTCTCGCCGGTCTCGGCTTCGACCATGAGGCGCAGCGGCGTCCTGCTTCATCCTTCTCCGGTGGCTGGCGCATGCGCGTGGCGCTGGCGGCCGTTCTCTTTTCCGAACCCGACCTGCTGCTTCTCGACGAGCCGACCAACTACCTCGACCTCGAAGGCACGTTGTGGCTCGAGGACTATATCCGCCGCTATCCCCACACGGTCATCATTATCAGCCACGATCGTGACCTCCTGAACACCGCCGTCAACGCGATCGTTCACCTCGACCAGAAGAAACTGACCTTCTATCGCGGTTCCTATGATCAGTTCGAACGGCAGAAGGCAGAAGCCGACGAATTGCAGATGAAGGCGAAGGCCAAGAACGAAGCGGCGCGCAAGCATCTGCAGAGCTTCATCGACCGCTTCAAGGCAAAGGCGTCGAAGGCCCGCCAGGCGCAGAGCCGCGTCAAGGCGCTGGAGCGCATGGGCACCGTGGCGGCCGTCATTGAGGAGCACGTTCAGGGCTTCTCCTTTCCTGATCCTGAGAAACAGGTGGCTTCTCCGATCGCCGCCATCCAGGGCGGTGCAGTCGGCTACGAACCGGGCAAGCCGATCCTCAAGCGCCTCAATCTCCGCATCGACGCGGACGATCGCATCGCCTTGCTCGGCTCGAACGGCAACGGCAAGTCGACCTTCGCGAAATTCATCTCCGGCCGACTCCAAGCGGAAGCCGGCGATGTACGGATCGCCCCTGGACTGAAGATAGGCTTCTTCGCCCAGCACCAGCTTGACGATCTGGTGCCGACGCAAAGCGCGGTGGAGCACGTCCGCCGCCGCATGCCCGATGCGCCGGAAGCAAAGGTTCGCTCGCGCGTCGCACAAATGGGGCTTGCGACAGAAAAGATGGATACGGCGGCGAAGGATCTTTCCGGCGGCGAGAAGGCGCGGCTTCTGATGGGGCTTGCCGCATTCGACGCGCCGAACCTGCTGATCCTCGACGAGCCGACCAACCATCTCGACATCGACAGCCGCAACGCACTGATCGCCGCACTTAACGACTATTCCGGTGCTGTCATCCTCATCTCGCACGACCGGCATTTGATCGAGGCCACTGCCGACCGGCTGTGGCTCGTGCGCGATGGAACCGTG from Sinorhizobium garamanticum harbors:
- a CDS encoding ABC-F family ATP-binding cassette domain-containing protein, coding for MIQIAGLSARIAGRLLIENASVTLPAGTKAGLVGRNGAGKSTLFRVITGDLSAEAGSVSLPKNARIGQVAQEAPGTEEPLIEIVLKADKERTALIAEAETATDPHRIAEIQTRLADIGAHSAEARAASILAGLGFDHEAQRRPASSFSGGWRMRVALAAVLFSEPDLLLLDEPTNYLDLEGTLWLEDYIRRYPHTVIIISHDRDLLNTAVNAIVHLDQKKLTFYRGSYDQFERQKAEADELQMKAKAKNEAARKHLQSFIDRFKAKASKARQAQSRVKALERMGTVAAVIEEHVQGFSFPDPEKQVASPIAAIQGGAVGYEPGKPILKRLNLRIDADDRIALLGSNGNGKSTFAKFISGRLQAEAGDVRIAPGLKIGFFAQHQLDDLVPTQSAVEHVRRRMPDAPEAKVRSRVAQMGLATEKMDTAAKDLSGGEKARLLMGLAAFDAPNLLILDEPTNHLDIDSRNALIAALNDYSGAVILISHDRHLIEATADRLWLVRDGTVASYDGDLEDYRSLIVGGPKPRDDKSKINGLDEALSKADQRKANADRRASLAPLKKRINEIESLMGKLEKLIQALDAELADPGLYEKAPAKAAQKAKERADAAAKLAEAEERWLELSTEYEEAMIS